One window of the Zea mays cultivar B73 chromosome 3, Zm-B73-REFERENCE-NAM-5.0, whole genome shotgun sequence genome contains the following:
- the LOC103652433 gene encoding inositol transporter 4-like — protein sequence MRAAGAGSGQRFEISWTFVSRHLVVAIAGVISGALLYIRDDFAAVEKSTVLRETIVSMVVAGAIFGAAFGGWMNDKFGRRPSIILVDALFFGGAVIMAFSSTPRVIIVGRVFVCLGVGMASMTAPLYISEASPARIRRALVSTNGLLITGGQFLAYLINLAFTKVPGTWWWMLGIAGVPALVQFVLMLTLPESPRWLYRKIAT from the exons ATGCGAGCTGCTGGCGCGGGATCGGGCCAGCGCTTTGAGATCAGCTGGACTTTTGTTTCAAGGCATTTAGTTGTAGCAATAGCTG GTGTCATATCGGGAGCCCTCCTGTACATTAGAGACGACTTTGCTGCGGTGGAAAAGAGCACTGTATTAAGG GAGACAATAGTCAGTATGGTTGTTGCTGGAGCTATATTTGGAGCTGCATTTGGTGGCTGGATGAATGACAAGTTTGGAAGGAGGCCTTCCATCATACTTGTCGATGCACTGTTCTTTGGAGGTGCCGTTATCATGGCGTTTTCCTCGACACCTAGAGTTATCATTGTTGGGAGGGTATTTGTTTGTCTTGGTGTTGGAATGGCTTCCATGACAGCTCCTCTGTACATCTCTGAAGCCTCCCCTGCTAGGATCAGACGTGCTCTAGTGAGCACAAATGGGCTTCTCATCACTGGTGGCCAGTTCTTGGCCTACCTCATCAATCTAGCCTTCACTAAG GTGCCAGGGACCTGGTGGTGGATGCTTGGCATTGCAGGGGTTCCTGCCCTGGTCCAGTTCGTACTGATgctaac